The Trichomycterus rosablanca isolate fTriRos1 chromosome 19, fTriRos1.hap1, whole genome shotgun sequence region TACGCAgaccagatccgctgtggtgaccccgAATTACGATTGAACTCTTAACGTTTGGTATCCCCAGTGTCAGAAacgatgtgtgtttgtgtgcccgCAGATGGAGACGGCGAAGAAGACGTACCACATGGCCTGTAAGGAGGAGAAGCTGGCGGCGGCGCGCGAGGCCAACGGCAAGGCCGAAGCGTCCGTCACCCCCGACCAGCAGAAGAAACTCCACGAGAAGACCGAGAAGTGCAAACAGGACGTCCAGAaggtacaaaaacacaaataaatcaatcaaatcaCGGAGAAACGAGGGTGTGAGACAGAGAATCATCAGCGGTGATGATACAGCTTTAACTCTCCTCCCTCACTGCTCCaagtaataattttatcatggtcagggtcttggGGGGgggtccgattcattgggcgaaagctaggaaacacaccggacaggtcaccagtccatcacaggacacacacacacacacttcaggtAACtcttagtagctccagttgtcctgactgcatgtgtttggactgtgggaggaaaccggcgcacccGGAGGACCGCACCATGATAAAAAGCTTCACATGAGACCTCAGTGCCCACGCCGCCCGTCGTGCCCCGGTGACCGTAAATCACCCTGATGGAGGGATAATTGTGCCGTGTAAAGTGCTCACACATTTAAACCGGAGACACGACCATCAGTCACTTTCTGCTGAATTATTAAACGACTATTAAATTCTCGTCCAGGCGCTGAACACACACAGAGCGTCTTTAAATCTCTGCCGTCTTGTAGGCGGAGTGAAGCGAGCAGATTGATGGCAAGCGCTGCGTAGATGCATTTCAAGAGCATTTTAATAGGAGAACGCCTTTATtgccatatacaccgatcagccataacattaaaaccacctccttgtttctacactcactgtccattttatcagctccacttaccatatagaagcactttgtagttctacaattactgactgtagtccatctgtttctctgcatgctttgttaccccctttcatactgttcttcaatggtcaggacccccacaggaccaccacagagcaggtattatttaggtggtggatgattctcagcactgcagtgacactgacatggtggtggtgtgttagtgtgtgttgtgctggtatgagtggatcagacacagcagcgctgctggagtttttaaacacctcactgtcactgctggactgagaatagtccaccaaccaaaaatatccagccaacagcgccccgtgggcagcgtcctgtgaccactgatgaaggtctagaagatgaccaactaggtaggagtgtctaatagagtggacagtgagtggacacggaatttaaaaactccagcagcgctgctgtgtctgatctactcataccagcacaacacacactaacacaccaccaccatgtcagtgtcactgcagtgctgagaatcatccaccacctaaataatacctgctctgtgggggtcctgaccattgaagaacagcatgaaaggggggaacaaagcatgcagagaaacagatggactacagtcagtaattgtagaactacaaagtgcttctatatggtaagtggagctgataaaatggacagtgagggtagaaacaaggaggtggttttcatgttatggctgatcggtgtatattggaaAAGGAGGGGAGGGTATGTAGAAAACACAGTGGCGCTCTGTAGGAACCCTGTGGAACTCCAGCTTCTAATGGTGTGTCTGCATGTTTCAGGCCAAGGAGAAGTACGAGAAGTCTCTGGAGGAGCTGGTGAAGTGCCAGCCTCAGTACATGGAGAGCATGGATCAGGTGTTCGATCTGTGCCAGCAGCATGAGGTCAAGAGGCTCAACTTCCTCAAAGAGGTGCTGCTGGACATCAAGCGCCATCTGAACCTCACCGAGAACCAAAGGTCAGTGAGACCCACCACCACGTAGAGCTTTGTGACTGGTCTGTTGTTTACattatgtggtcaaaagtatttggacacctgagcattgttacatttacattttccgcaTTTAATCCAAAGAAAcgttaacagtggcaacttggcagtggtggggctatgaggaggcttctcacgagacttgggagtatgtctgtgggaatttgtgcccctttAGTCAAAAGATGCCAGCATTTGAAtggctaataaataaaaatgtattcaccattttatcctggtcagggtcgcggtgggtctgactCGTTGGGCGAAAGCTAggaaacactccagacaggtcggcagtccatcacagggcaaacacacacacacacacacacacatcaggtaATTTTTAGTacgacttgtgggaggaaaccgaagcatctggaggaaacccgcacagacacagggagaacatgcaaactccacacagaaaggacccttgcTGCCCAGCCGGGGTATCAAACCCTGTCCCTTCTCGCTGcagggcgacagtgctacccaccgcacCCCTGTGTCGCCCATCATGATTTTTtataagtgatttattacacctgttataaTTCAATCATTATaggtggtgtcccaatacttttgtctacaGAGTGCATCATTTTTTTTAGCGTTTATGTCGAAGTATGTGACCTCTGACCTCTGCCTCGCCCGATTCACCGTGTTCCTGTGTTTGCAGCTACGCCTCGGTGTACCGCGAGCTGGAGCGCACCATCCTCGCCGTCAACTCACAGGAGGATCTGAAGTGGTTCAGCAACAACCACGGGCCGGGCATGCACATGAACTGGCCCATGTTTGAGGTACACAGACACCCCGGCGGACCGGTCACcggacacacaacacacacacacactcacacatttttggtagctccagttggcctgactgcatgtgtttgtactgcatgtgtgggaggaaacccacacgacacagggagaacatgcaaactccacacagaaaggactcagatcacttcacctaggaatcgaacccaggaacttcttggtGCTACATTCTGCTCTGTTCGTTTCATTTTTCTGTACTCTCTCCTCTAAGGAATATAATCCAGATGCTACCAACGCCGTGGCGAAGAGGGAGAAGAAGAAGCCAGATGGAGCGGCGCCCGCTACGCCCAACATGGAGCACGGAGGACAGCCGGGGGACCGCGGCAGGTTAGAGAACCTCCATGCTGCGCTGGTTTTATACGTCCTGACTGTAATGCTACACGGTGACATGTGTAGCATTACACCCCATTTTACATGGTCGCAttaacatcatcctacactcctgagaagagggcgtgtctaaattcttggCTCCCTTAAAATGCCCTACTGAgacgccttaattctgagtgatgacctgactgaataacgagggagtgCCCGACACCTCCTCAgcactgaaggcaatcccagcattcagtgcggcacgacttttctcacaaaaactacaaacatggcggacaAATACAATCCGGAGCAACCAACCTCctttcttttcaaatgtaaataaactctcattgatgtttaatttgtataaaggtgtaattatacgagtgtcgtttatttgtaacttCAGGCTCGTCTGGGCAGTTTAagcgtttttggtacacggagggagacgttagctggcgtgctagcgagTCTGAACGGcccgaggctaactgtgttagctcagTAAGCTAAACTTAAAGTGATGccatctaagtagtgcgtcttataacaataatctgcctcatgagttcgatatcttattagaatcctctctaccgaGGCAGCAGGCAGCTCAcgaggttttcggacagacactatattgccaaaagtatttggacacccctacTGATAATTGAGCTGCTAATTTGTGTCAAATAAATTAGATTAGATGCATTATATTAACGTCAGATATGTCAATGACCATCTTCCATTGCAGTTCTGACACTCGCATACACTTTGCAGACCGCCTGTGATGTTTGGGAGATCATTTAACAATACTAGAAGCTTTTACACTAAAAGAATGGACGTAGAGCTTGTTAGGACTTATTGAAAttgcttattagaggttataAAGACGTTATAacgttccaccaagtactgaagCTGGACTGACGTTGTCAGAATAGCATGTTTCTGTGTATCATATCGTATCCAGCTTTTCTCTTCTCTGTGCAGCGTGAGCAGCTATGAAAAAAACCAGGCCTACTCAACAGAGTGGTCGGATGACGAGCAGCCCGCCGGATTTTCGGGCAACGAGACCAACGGCGGCGGCAACTCGTTCGAAGACGATTCCAGTAACAGAGGGGGGGTGCGGGTGCGGGCGCTGTACGACTACGAGGGGCAGGAGCAGGACGAGCTGACCTTCAAAGCAGGTACGCGAATAAACTAATTAATGATGTACAGTAATAAATTATCACATATTTTAATGAGGAGACCGCTGAGGAGTGACATCATTTAATGTCCAAACGTGTTAGGACtcccgaccatgagcttgctggatgtCTCATCGAGTGACCCCTATCGTAATATTTTTAGCTAGCTTTATcttaacagccactcttctaagaTGGATTgttacaagattttgaagtatgtctgtaggaatttgtgcccattacgACAAAAGCATACACATATTTTATATGGCTGGGGCACTGATGATTATCCAGTTCCAGTTCAggtcaagggcagttgtagcctagcggttaaggtactggactagtaatcaaaaggttgctggtataagccccaccactgccaggttgccattgttggggcccttgagcaaggcccttaaccctcaattactcagacaatatactgtcagtactgtaagtcgctttggataaaagcatctgcttaatgctgaaaatgtaaatgtcactggagtttcttcaaacTGAGCCAGCATAAAGTAAAAGCTTTTTCTTTttgaatttcttttttaattattaaatttctTTCTGAATTTCTgagtttctttctgtttttttttcttttattctgattttatttcttttttttcagatttttattCTGATTTGTTTCTGATTATTTTTCAgatattttttctgatttttaaatttttgttattatttatttattttttgtaatttttgaaaatgtaaatgtcactggagtttcttcaaacTGAGCCAGAACAGaagaggaaaggaccttccctaaactaacTGTTGCTGTGAAGTTGGATTCAAATATTAGaacaggcgtcccaatactttcgtccATATATCAGGTTTGGTTGATGAATTACAGCTGACCGTGAGCATttcaggcttctcacaagactttgtagtacatctgtgggaacttgtgcccttTCATTGAGCCTCATAATCTCAGGTTTATGATAAATAAACCTAAACGTTGATAAATCGAGCTGAATTGGCCTCACACAGCTGTACTGATGGGGAGAGATTTTGGCCCGGAGGAGAGTCTAATTAAAGCTCTTCACCCTGACTGACGTGCGATGATAACAGGGTCGGACACAAAGCGCCGCTGGAACACACTGATCTCCGAGCGTGGTTGTTAGCCTTCGGGCGACGCCGGATACCCTCGAACACCTGCCGTCTTGAGGGAGACGCCAGCATGAACCGGGGCCGATAATAACCCAAATAAGCTCATAATCTATTAATAGTTACGTACTGTTACATACAGGATCAGTGCAGAAATAGATCAGGTTCACGGTGTGCTGGGACGTACttatgtttttaatgtattattcTCAGGCGACGAACTGACGAAGATCGAGGATGAGGACGACCAGGGCTGGTGCCGGGGCCGTTTGGACAGCGGGCAGTCGGGTTTATACCCGGCCAATTACGTGGAGGAGATCTAATCGCTGGGGTGGACGCAGCGCTGGGGGCAGCTCTGATTGTCCCATCGAACAGCTCGGTGTGAAGCCAGAGACTTTTGAGCAACACGTAAATAAGTTTGCCCAACAAATGCGCTAAGCACtcgtttaaaaataataattacatttaaaaaaaacgtcTTAGTAAAgcttaaatatatttacacagTATATACGCCTCTGGTCTGTGAGGGAGGAACGattgagaaaaaaatatataaatatattataatgtatttacagcAGACATattaatacacactcacacagaacgATTCATACGAAAGCCAAACGGATGCAAGTTCAGGGATACATATCGATGTTTGGTGGCGGCGGATGCTGTGCGTAATGTGTGTGTCCCTCGTATTAACACGTCAGCTAAGATCTTTACCTAGCGGAGTCAACTTGTGtccatgtgttttatttttcaacattaATGTGAATAAAACAGGCAAAAATACGCCGTGCGCACGTCCTTCCTGTTTCCGTGCTCCGTCGTAATGCTGTATAGTGTGCGGTGAGGTGTCGGCGTTTGTGTTTTTAGCGTAGCAGCATGTGCTACGCAGTAGGCAGCCCTGAATCAGCTCTGGTTATCGGGTGCAGTACCCACACTGACCACACGCTCAGAGCGGGGCAGCGTGGTACAGCACGTCCACTTTCGAACCAGGAAACGTAGGAACCTGACGTCTCCGGGTCGTTACATCGAATTACCTTATCACTGTTAGCATCTCCTCCTCACTGTACGCCCAGTTCACTTTCACTTCCTTTTCCTGTTGACTGGCTGTGGAACCCGATCTCACCTCTCATTTGCATCCCGGGGTCACTGAGTGCCTCTGATTAATGGTCTCACCTCCCGTCTCATGATGCGTATCACCTCGTACTCATGCGTATCCAGTGTGAAATATCAAATATCAGACAGATTTACTCCTGCCCTCGCTGTCTGACCTGCTACGTGCTGTGCGATGATGACGCGACATATCCAGTTCCCAGACTTCAGGaatactatatacacacacacacataaaaatattacatatacacacaaataaaaacaacaatctgTAGTTTGTttacaaagtacaaaaaaagACTTTTAGTGTCTTTACTGAacgacacccctcctaatgtaTGCTGCTGCAGTGGGTAggaccgtcacctcacagcaagaagggctcaGGTTCGTTTCCCtgcttcctctctgtgtggagtttgcatgttctccccatgtccggtTGCTtaagtttcctcccacaagtccaaactGAGCTGCTAATTAAACCCGCTGCTCATGAGAGTGTTAATAATAGTGCAGAGCAAAATAGACCTAAGCTCCGCGGGACGCTAATTAAACAGCCTGGATTTAATAACGACTCGTATTATTGTTCCTCTGCTGTGGAGCTGAAACACTTCACTAAAGTTCGGTAAAGAACAAGAAATGATTGATCaaaattctctaaaacacaGTCATTCTAAAATAGTTTaacagtaacataaagtacAAGCTGGAGACTTTTTCTTTctgaattttttattttttttctttctttctgatttttttttctgatttttgttcttttattcagattttttttctttctttttgagttttttttcttttttatttcttttatttctgaatttCTAAGTTTCTTTCAggtttttttctgatttatttcagatttttttttctttctttctgattTTCTTCTTGAATTTCTGAATTTCTTTCTGATTGTTTTGTATGATTTGACACCCACTTTTTAagcattattaaattattttttaatttgttccacTTGGCTGCTTTCAACTTGGCAGGATTGCAAAtcatttaattaatcaattggCTGTTTGCAATATCATATTTCTACCAGAAAGAGCTACgaagctttaaaaacaaatgtatctaCTGCAGTTTTAATAAGAAGTaacttaaaatataaagaaatattaaaaataagaggAACTATACGAGTATTTGCGAAAACGAAATAACCATGTGGACATTTTACAACAGAGAAAAAAAGTTCTGATCCCTCCTGTTTTGGACAATGGAAGCTCGGTGGTACTgggctagtgatcagaaggttgctgattcaagtccCATTaccatcaagttgccactgttcgaCCCCTGAGCAACTGCTCAAATCGTATTGCTTTGGATAATagctctgctaaatgccgcaaaagtaaataatgttatttattaatttatttttctgaTACCAGTACGAATCAGATACAGACTTCTTTACTGTAATCAGATCAGCTCTCGTTATTAAAGAGTTCAGACGAGGGACGGTGGCAGTTTTAAGCTCCATTTTGGAGAGAATCCTTAATAAAGATGCGTCTCATGTCAACATCACCAGCCGTAGCAGCGTCAAATACATCAGACGACCGGACTGGACCGGACACTGATCCAGCCGTACAAACCCAAACCTTTACCTTCACTCATTCCAACAATGGAAAATCTAATTAGCCAGTAACCCAGAATCACTCATAACTCATAACAGGTTTATCAGGCGTGATAGTAAGAGGGAAAATAACCAAATAGTGCTGAACCTCAGGCCTTGtgtataataatcataataatattaatattaatattaataataagtagAAGAATGGAGATAGTGGCTGCTATTAATCTTAGACGAACACCAGTCCCAGTACGGCTTCTTGCttcataattaataaataacaaataacaaataatcagAACTTCTTACAATGTGTAGAGATGATTTACATGATTTACATGATTTGTGTTATTATACGCTGTCCAGCCTGGCAAAAATGACTCTCTGTatggtccacacacacacacacacacacacacacaccgatgtACAATGAGGAATCGATGTATCAGAACATCTTTATTATATCCCATGTACGATTTGTGTTCATATGTagacaaaatgtgaaaaaagCTGCACCAGCCGATCGTAGCGTCGCGTAAATGTTAAAACAGCAGAACAACACAAACCTGAACAATGTTAAATCTGTACCACCATGTTGTGTCGACTCCACTGGGACTGAGATGGACCCGCTCGTGTATCATACCTGtacaaacgtgtgtgtgtgtgtgtgtgtgtgtgtgtgtgtgctccacGCCCGCCGTCCTGTTTGTATACGATGATGTATAATTTAAGCACGACGTTCTGTTCTGACTGTGCTGAGAGGAGAAGACGAGGAGAGCGACGGGGCGACGGAGAACCAACATGAgactgttttatgtttatgttgATTTGGTTTAGTGCACGTTCTCTCAATACGGTGGCTGTTTGCTTTACAGCACAATAATGTCACACACTCTgaacctgctgtgtgtgtgtgtgtgtgtgtgtgtgtgtgtgtgtgtgtgtgtgtgtgtgtgtgtgtgtgtgtgtgtgtgtgtgtgtgtgtgtgtgtgtgtgtgtgtgtgtgtgtgtgtgtgtgtgtgtgtgaataaaaaatctaaaacacCAGCGTCCAGAAAATATTGATATTATTGGCATCCTCGTTACTGGTCTAGAAGCGACAGCTTGTGACACCACAATCAGGGTCACagggttcacacacacacacacacaccgcaagTCCATCTTATACTGGGATTGAACCCTCttgtaagggcagttgtagcctagcggttaaagtactggactagtaatcgaaaagttgctggttcaaaaccccaccactgccaggttgccactgttgggccctcgagcaaggcccttaaccctcaattgcttagacagtatatactgtcacagtactgcaagtcgctttggattcattcattcattcactgtctgttttacctccgttttatactggtcagggtcgcagtgggtcagaCTCATTGGACGaaaggcacacacacgcacatacacacactcaactaGAGCAGCGAGTCCATCTTGCACTGGGATGGAACCCTCTTgcaagggcagtggtagcctagcggttaaggtactggactagtaatcgaaatgttgctggttcaaaaccccaccactgccaggttgccactgttgggcccttgagcaagggccttaaccttcagttgcttagacaatatgtatactgtcactttaatgtaagtcactttggatataagcgtctgccaaatgctgaaaatggaaCCTGAGaatctgaatgtgtgtgtgtgtgtgtgtgtgtgtgtgtgtgtgtgtgtgtgtgtttccagtaatggactggtgccctctACTGGGTGTTTTCCTGACCTGAGTTTTTAAGACACTCAGCAtttattaatgaaaaaaaatcgccaggaattaatataaataatatatacaaaaacaatataaatataaacaatataaataaatgtttatgatATGTGTACTTTATTAGTGTAGTTTATTTGTGTAGTTTATTGAAGCCACCGTATTGGGAGAACGACCCCCGGGCCCGAGCGGCGGCTCCAGTGTGAACTTCTTGCCCGGGtggatgtgtgtgaatgtgaataGTTCGTGCTGTGTTTGTTCTCCTTACTGGTGTCGTTCCTGTTCATCTTAATCTACCATAAAGTTCCATGAAATATGC contains the following coding sequences:
- the LOC134333977 gene encoding protein kinase C and casein kinase substrate in neurons protein 1-like, with amino-acid sequence MSVSYEESAAADEAMDSFWEVGNYKRAVKRFDDGHRLCNDFMNCLQERTKIEKAYSQQLTEWSKRWRQLIEKGPQYGSVERGWLAVMTEADKVSELHQEVKNSLLNEDVEKLKNWQKDSYHKQMMGGFKEAKEAEEGFKKAQKPWAKKLKEMETAKKTYHMACKEEKLAAAREANGKAEASVTPDQQKKLHEKTEKCKQDVQKAKEKYEKSLEELVKCQPQYMESMDQVFDLCQQHEVKRLNFLKEVLLDIKRHLNLTENQSYASVYRELERTILAVNSQEDLKWFSNNHGPGMHMNWPMFEEYNPDATNAVAKREKKKPDGAAPATPNMEHGGQPGDRGSVSSYEKNQAYSTEWSDDEQPAGFSGNETNGGGNSFEDDSSNRGGVRVRALYDYEGQEQDELTFKAGDELTKIEDEDDQGWCRGRLDSGQSGLYPANYVEEI